In the Gossypium arboreum isolate Shixiya-1 chromosome 10, ASM2569848v2, whole genome shotgun sequence genome, one interval contains:
- the LOC108460808 gene encoding uncharacterized protein LOC108460808 isoform X1, which yields MMEQPHSCCKGAEMLLNLQPTSSVSIQYHPFFGPHDDLVLLELDEKLLSDVLYQRVTLRGQPDEDAVLCTKSKTYLVKFVGTSNSVFLIPPADYSTLHESGGENYNQQVPTASVIKVAPGNMELVEVAPRLDKLKSILSENLYSSDEASTAMGDLYKWDDLINKVQASDDELKAGLQALSAVEIDGYWRIVHEKYMDVILRMLLHNSVLNDWSLDSLVEDKVVNVLESDGFPRKLVYHCLNVYGSRVEEAMDGGVWRLDARRVCVHFARGILREGKRKMESFMEEWLRMIPEEMQPSFDMLEGEVLTEKLGVETWVRALSVSSLPTTPADRFSILFKERAKWEWKDLEPYIRDLNVPGLSSEALLLKYTRRSQPSIDAEPVFSAR from the exons ATGATGGAACAACCTCATTCGTGTTGCAAGGGAGCTGAAATGTTATTAAATCTCCAGCCAACCTCCTCAGTTTCTATTCAATATCATCCGTTCTTTGGTCCCCATGATGATTTGGTTCTACTAGAGCTTGATGAGAAACTTCTCTCTGATGTCCTGTACCAGAG AGTAACCTTAAGAGGACAGCCTGATGAAGATGCGGTTCTTTGCACCAAGTCCAAAACGTACTTGGTTAAATTTGTAGGAACCTCAAACTCTGTGTTCCTTATACCACCTGCAGATTATTCAACATTGCATGAAAGTGGCGGGGAAAATTACAATCAACAAGTTCCTACAGCATCAGTCATCAAAGTTGCACCTGGTAACATGGAGCTTGTTGAGGTTGCTCCTAGACTTGACAAGCTCAAATCAATTCTCTCAGAGAATCTTTACAGCTCTGATGAAGCATCAACGGCAATGGGGGATTTATATAAATGGGATGATCTTATAAACAAGGTTCAAGCTAGCGATGATGAATTAAAGGCTGGATTACAAGCTCTTTCAGCCGTGGAGATTGATGGATATTGGAGAATTGTGCATGAGAAATACATGGACGTGATTCTTAGGATGCTTTTGCATAATTCCGTGTTGAATGACTGGTCGCTGGACTCACTTGTTGAAGATAAAGTTGTGAATGTATTGGAATCGGATGGATTTCCACGCAAACTCGTGTACCATTGTTTGAATGTCTATGGTAGTAGGGTGGAGGAGGCCATGGACGGAGGTGTTTGGAGACTGGATGCAAGACGAGTATGCGTGCATTTTGCAAGGGGAATATTGAGAGAAGGAAAGAGGAAGATGGAGAGTTTCATGGAAGAATGGTTGCGGATGATTCCAGAAGAAATGCAGCCCAGTTTTGATATGTTAGAAGGTGAAGTGTTGACTGAGAAGCTTGGTGTAGAGACATGGGTTCGTGCCCTCAGTGTTTCCTCATTGCCAACAACTCCTGCAGATCGTTTTTCCATCCTCTTCAAAGAACGAGCTAAATGGGAGTGGAAAGATTTAGAGCCCTACATTAg GGATCTAAATGTACCCGGGCTTTCATCGGAAGCTTTGCTTCTGAAGTACACTCGGAGATCTCAACCGAGCATTGATGCAGAACCTGTTTTTAGTGCTAGATAG
- the LOC108460808 gene encoding uncharacterized protein LOC108460808 isoform X2: MLLNLQPTSSVSIQYHPFFGPHDDLVLLELDEKLLSDVLYQRVTLRGQPDEDAVLCTKSKTYLVKFVGTSNSVFLIPPADYSTLHESGGENYNQQVPTASVIKVAPGNMELVEVAPRLDKLKSILSENLYSSDEASTAMGDLYKWDDLINKVQASDDELKAGLQALSAVEIDGYWRIVHEKYMDVILRMLLHNSVLNDWSLDSLVEDKVVNVLESDGFPRKLVYHCLNVYGSRVEEAMDGGVWRLDARRVCVHFARGILREGKRKMESFMEEWLRMIPEEMQPSFDMLEGEVLTEKLGVETWVRALSVSSLPTTPADRFSILFKERAKWEWKDLEPYIRDLNVPGLSSEALLLKYTRRSQPSIDAEPVFSAR, encoded by the exons ATGTTATTAAATCTCCAGCCAACCTCCTCAGTTTCTATTCAATATCATCCGTTCTTTGGTCCCCATGATGATTTGGTTCTACTAGAGCTTGATGAGAAACTTCTCTCTGATGTCCTGTACCAGAG AGTAACCTTAAGAGGACAGCCTGATGAAGATGCGGTTCTTTGCACCAAGTCCAAAACGTACTTGGTTAAATTTGTAGGAACCTCAAACTCTGTGTTCCTTATACCACCTGCAGATTATTCAACATTGCATGAAAGTGGCGGGGAAAATTACAATCAACAAGTTCCTACAGCATCAGTCATCAAAGTTGCACCTGGTAACATGGAGCTTGTTGAGGTTGCTCCTAGACTTGACAAGCTCAAATCAATTCTCTCAGAGAATCTTTACAGCTCTGATGAAGCATCAACGGCAATGGGGGATTTATATAAATGGGATGATCTTATAAACAAGGTTCAAGCTAGCGATGATGAATTAAAGGCTGGATTACAAGCTCTTTCAGCCGTGGAGATTGATGGATATTGGAGAATTGTGCATGAGAAATACATGGACGTGATTCTTAGGATGCTTTTGCATAATTCCGTGTTGAATGACTGGTCGCTGGACTCACTTGTTGAAGATAAAGTTGTGAATGTATTGGAATCGGATGGATTTCCACGCAAACTCGTGTACCATTGTTTGAATGTCTATGGTAGTAGGGTGGAGGAGGCCATGGACGGAGGTGTTTGGAGACTGGATGCAAGACGAGTATGCGTGCATTTTGCAAGGGGAATATTGAGAGAAGGAAAGAGGAAGATGGAGAGTTTCATGGAAGAATGGTTGCGGATGATTCCAGAAGAAATGCAGCCCAGTTTTGATATGTTAGAAGGTGAAGTGTTGACTGAGAAGCTTGGTGTAGAGACATGGGTTCGTGCCCTCAGTGTTTCCTCATTGCCAACAACTCCTGCAGATCGTTTTTCCATCCTCTTCAAAGAACGAGCTAAATGGGAGTGGAAAGATTTAGAGCCCTACATTAg GGATCTAAATGTACCCGGGCTTTCATCGGAAGCTTTGCTTCTGAAGTACACTCGGAGATCTCAACCGAGCATTGATGCAGAACCTGTTTTTAGTGCTAGATAG
- the LOC108466964 gene encoding putative ABC transporter C family member 15, whose translation MVLQDQDVSTSFFSTNLKFLQYQVTWMQLISPCFWEEVCIILQLGFVGIILLPFVQRIVSKTSRNIVAQASKDYPIVAKVGLSYRASIVCSSLMLCIHVLKLLMLLYSMNDTSCNSKLEAYSSEIVPVISWAVTIIVVCLVPKRKHIRFLWILRTWWAFSFFLSISSTILDTYLKTEEHGYLKMIDYANFISLLPSFILLVISIRGKTGLIFIDSHNIAEPLLSGKTDKDSNKKRGSPYGKATLLQLITFSWLNQLFSVGIKKTLEEDDIPDVDVRDSAEFSSFAFDQNLKQVREKDSSTNPSIYKAIFLFIRKKAAINAMFAVISAGASYVGPYLIDDFVNFLAEKKTRGIKSGYFLALAFLGAKMVETIAQRQWIFGARQLGLRLRASLISCIYKKGLVLSSPSRQSHTSGEIINYMSVDIQRITDFIWYLNIIWMLPIQISLAIYILHTSLGLGSLAALAATLIVMSCNIPITRIQKRYQSKIMDAKDGRMKATSEVLRNMKTIKLQAWDSQFLHKLETLRKVEYKWLWKSLRLAATSAFIFWGSPTFISVVTFGACMLMGIQLTAGRVLSALATFRMLQDPIFNLPDLLSVIAQAKVSADRVASYLQEEEIQQEAVEHVSRDQTSFDVEVDNGKFSWDPESTNPTLNGVQLRVKRGMKVAICGTVGSGKSSLLSCILGEIEKLSGTVKVSGTKAYVPQSPWILTGNIRENILFGNPYDNNKYDRTVKACALTKDFELFACGDLTEIGERGINMSGGQKQRIQIARAVYQDADIYLLDDPFSAVDAHTGTQLFEDCLMGILKDKTVLYVTHQVEFLPAADIILVMQNGRIAQAGTFDELLKQNIGFGNLVGAHKRALESVVTVENSSKTCQDLGSDGESDTDLTSNAQQLQQKHGLDRLHPQEITENGGKLVQDEEREKGSIGKEVYWSYITTVKGGFLIPIILLAQSSFQVLQIASNYWMAWASPPTSETEPTLGMKFVLLVYSLLAVGSSLCVLVRAMLVAVTGLWTAQTLFINMLHSVLRAPMAFFDSTPAGRILNRASTDQSVLDLEMASRLGWCAFSIIQILGTIAVMSQVAWEVFVIFIPVTAICLWYQQYYIPTARELARLAGIQRAPILHHFAESLAGAATIRAFDQENRFINANLGLIDNHSRPWFHNVSAMEWLSFRLNLLSNFVFAFSLVVLVSLPDGIINPSIAGLAVTYGINLNVLQASVIWNICNAENKMISVERILQYSNLASESALEIEECRPHNNWPEVGTICFRNLEIRYAEHLPSVLKNISCTFPGRKKIGVVGRTGSGKSTLIQAIFRIVEPREGSIIIDNVDICKIGLHDLRSRLSIIPQDPTMFEGTVRGNLDPLVQYSDNEVWEALDKCQLGEIVRAKEEKLDATVIENGENWSVGQRQLFCLGRALLKKSSILVLDEATASVDSATDGVIQKIIDQEFKDRTVVTIAHRIHTVIDSDLILVLSDGRVAEFESPAKLLEREDSLFSKLIREYSMRSKTFQQLRKSA comes from the exons ATGGTTTTGCAAGACCAAGATGTTTCCACTTCATTCTTTTCAACCA ACTTGAAGTTTCTTCAGTACCAAGTGACATGGATGCAGCTAATATCACCATGTTTCTGGGAGGAAGTCTGCATAATTCTGCAACTTGGCTTCGTTGGAATCATATTGCTCCCTTTTGTTCAAAGGATTGTGAGCAAAACCAGCAGGAATATTGTAGCTCAAGCTTCAAAAGATTACCCCATCGTTGCAAAAGTCGGTCTTTCTTACAGAGCCAGCATTGTCTGTTCTAGTTTAATGCTATGCATTCATGTCCTAAAGCTACTGATGCTGCTATATAGCATGAATGACACTAGTTGCAACTCCAAACTTGAAGCTTATTCTTCAGAGATTGTGCCAGTGATTTCATGGGCAGTAACAATAATTGTAGTGTGCTTGGTTCCTAAAAGAAAGCACATTAGATTTCTTTGGATTCTAAGAACATGGTGGGCTTTCAGCTTCTTTTTGTCCATTAGCTCCACAATTCTTGATACCTACTTAAAAACAGAAGAGCATGGCTATCTTAAAATGATAGATTATGCAAACTTTATCAGTCTCCTTCCATCCTTTATCTTGCTGGTTATATCAATCAGAGGGAAGACAGGTTTAATCTTTATTGATTCCCATAACATTGCTGAGCCACTTCTCAGTGGAAAAACTGATAAAGATTCGAACAAGAAAAGGGGATCTCCATATGGAAAAGCAACTCTTCTTCAACTCATTACCTTCTCTTGGCTCAACCAATTGTTTTCTGTGGGGATCAAGAAAACCTTAGAAGAAGATGATATCCCTGATGTTGATGTCAGGGACTCTGCAGAATTTTCTTCCTTTGCCTTTGATCAGAATCTAAAACAAGTTAGAGAGAAGGATAGTTCGACAAATCCATCTATATACAAAGCAATATTTCTGTTCATCAGGAAAAAAGCTGCAATTAATGCAATGTTTGCAGTGATAAGTGCAGGAGCATCATATGTTGGTCCATATCTGATTGATGACTTTGTAAACTTCCTAGCTGAGAAGAAAACCAGGGGCATAAAAAGTGGATACTTTCTTGCACTAGCCTTTCTAGGTGCCAAGATGGTTGAGACAATAGCACAAAGGCAATGGATCTTTGGTGCCCGTCAGTTAGGCCTTCGGCTTAGAGCTTCTCTAATATCTTGCATATATAAGAAGGGACTAGTTTTGTCCAGTCCTTCTCGGCAAAGCCACACTAGTGGAGAGATCATCAACTATATGAGTGTAGATATCCAAAGAATCACAGATTTCATTTGGTACTTAAACATTATATGGATGTTGCCTATACAAATCTCGTTAGCCATCTACATTTTGCACACAAGTCTAGGTTTGGGGTCTTTAGCTGCATTAGCTGCAACTTTAATTGTCATGTCTTGTAACATACCAATAACAAGAATCCAGAAAAGATACCAATCTAAGATCATGGATGCAAAGGATGGCAGGATGAAGGCTACTTCAGAAGTTCTTAGAAACATGAAGACCATAAAACTGCAAGCATGGGACAGTCAGTTCCTTCACAAGCTAGAGACCTTGAGGAAGGTAGAGTATAAGTGGCTATGGAAATCACTGAGATTGGCAGCAACTTCAGCTTTTATTTTCTGGGGATCACCAACTTTTATCTCTGTGGTGACTTTTGGGGCATGTATGCTAATGGGGATTCAACTCACAGCTGGTAGAGTCTTGTCCGCACTGGCTACCTTCCGCATGTTACAAGACCCTATATTCAATTTACCAGATCTACTCTCAGTTATAGCACAGGCTAAAGTTTCAGCAGATAGAGTTGCTTCCTACCTCCAGGAAGAGGAAATACAGCAGGAGGCTGTTGAGCATGTTTCCAGAGATCAAACAAGTTTTGATGTTGAAGTTGACAACGGAAAATTCAGCTGGGATCCCGAATCGACTAATCCAACCCTCAACGGGGTGCAACTAAGAGTGAAGAGAGGGATGAAGGTGGCAATATGTGGAACTGTGGGATCAGGCAAGTCTAGCTTGCTTTCATGCATTCTTGGAGAAATAGAGAAGTTGTCAGGTACCGTAAAAGTTAGTGGCACAAAGGCTTATGTTCCTCAGTCGCCATGGATATTGACTGGGAATATTAGGGAGAACATTTTATTTGGGAATCCTTATGACAATAACAAATATGACAGAACAGTGAAAGCATGTGCTTTGACAAAGGACTTTGAGCTATTTGCTTGTGGTGATTTAACGGAGATAGGAGAAAGAGGGATCAATATGAGTGGTGGACAAAAGCAAAGGATACAAATTGCTCGTGCAGTCTACCAGGATGCTGACATATATCTACTTGACGATCCATTCAGTGCTGTGGATGCTCATACGGGCACACAGCTGTTTGAG GACTGTTTGATGGGAATTCTCAAAGACAAGACTGTACTTTATGTTACTCACCAAGTTGAGTTTCTGCCTGCAGCCGACATCATTCTG GTGATGCAAAATGGAAGAATTGCACAAGCAGGCACATTCGATGAACTTCTGAAACAGAACATAGGATTTGGAAATTTAGTTGGTGCACATAAGAGAGCACTTGAATCTGTTGTGACAGTTGAAAATTCCAGTAAAACATGTCAAGATCTGGGAAGTGACGGTGAATCCGACACAGATTTGACTTCTAATGCCCAACAGCTACAACAAAAGCATGGCTTGGATCGCCTCCACCCTCAAGAGATAACAGAAAATGGAGGAAAGCTAGTGCAAGATGAAGAAAGGGAGAAGGGAAGCATAGGGAAAGAAGTTTACTGGTCTTATATAACAACTGTAAAGGGTGGATTCTTGATTCCAATTATACTTTTGGCACAGTCATCATTCCAAGTATTACAGATTGCAAGTAACTACTGGATGGCATGGGCTTCACCTCCTACAAGTGAAACAGAACCTACATTGGGGATGAAGTTTGTATTACTCGTTTATTCGCTACTTGCTGTTGGAAGTTCACTTTGTGTGTTAGTGCGAGCTATGCTTGTGGCAGTAACAGGACTTTGGACGGCACAAACACTCTTCATTAACATGTTGCACAGTGTACTCCGTGCTCCAATGGCATTTTTTGATTCAACCCCAGCTGGAAGAATCTTAAATAGG GCATCTACCGACCAAAGTGTGCTAGACTTGGAAATGGCATCGAGATTAGGATGGTGTGCTTTCTCAATAATACAGATTCTCGGAACCATTGCAGTGATGTCACAGGTAGCATGGGAAGTGTTCGTCATCTTCATTCCTGTGACTGCAATTTGCTTATGGTACCAA CAATATTACATACCAACAGCAAGAGAACTGGCACGCTTAGCAGGAATACAAAGAGCACCTATTCTTCACCACTTTGCAGAATCACTTGCTGGTGCAGCAACAATCCGTGCATTTGATCAAGAAAATCGTTTCATTAATGCAAATCTTGGTCTCATTGACAACCATTCAAGGCCCTGGTTTCATAATGTCTCAGCAATGGAATGGCTTTCTTTCAGACTAAATCTACTGTCCAATTTTGTATTTGCTTTCTCATTGGTCGTGCTGGTGTCGCTTCCTGATGGAATCATTAATCCAA GCATTGCAGGACTGGCTGTTACATATGGAATAAATTTAAATGTTCTGCAAGCTTCAGTAATATGGAACATATGCAATGCAGAAAACAAGATGATCTCAGTAGAAAGAATACTTCAGTACTCAAACTTAGCTAGTGAATCAGCACTTGAGATTGAAGAGTGTAGACCCCATAATAACTGGCCTGAAGTTGGAACAATTTGCTTTAGAAACTTGGAG ATTCGTTATGCTGAGCATCTTCCATCTGTCCTAAAAAATATTAGCTGCACATTTccaggaagaaaaaaaattggtGTTGTGGGAAGGACAGGAAGTGGGAAATCAACACTTATACAGGCTATTTTTAGGATAGTTGAGCCTAGAGAAGGGAGCATTATAATTGACAATGTGGACATTTGTAAGATAGGCCTTCATGACTTAAGATCAAGACTTAGTATTATACCACAGGACCCTACAATGTTTGAGGGAACTGTTCGAGGGAACCTTGATCCTCTCGTGCAATATTCGGATAATGAAGTATGGGAG GCCCTGGATAAATGCCAACTTGGTGAGATAGTGCGTGCAAAGGAAGAAAAGTTGGATGCTACGG TGATTGAAAATGGGGAAAACTGGAGTGTAGGTCAAAGGCAATTATTCTGTCTTGGAAGGGCATTGTTAAAGAAAAGCAGTATTCTTGTACTGGATGAAGCAACAGCATCAGTTGATTCTGCAACAGATGGAGTGATACAGAAGATTATTGATCAAGAGTTCAAAGATCGGACAGTTGTGACAATAGCACACAGAATTCACACTGTTATAGACAGTGATCTTATTTTGGTTCTAAGTGATG GAAGAGTTGCAGAGTTTGAGTCACCTGCGAAACTACTAGAACGAGAGGATTCATTATTCTCTAAGCTTATAAGGGAGTACTCCATGCGGTCTAAGACCTTTCAACAGCTTAGAAAATCTGCTTAA
- the LOC108466965 gene encoding putative pentatricopeptide repeat-containing protein At4g17915 isoform X1 codes for MNFKKNKNLISIIFSCSSRNKAKAYSCSCLSVSPQLLPADHLRGIFCCGMCLGKKKEAERRMVHRFSTRLLNVCIASLCKAHKLEKAESVIIDGIRLGVLPDVVTYNTLIDAYCHFGIDAGYAILHRMREAGVTPDIISYNSLIAGATRNHQIARSLDLFDEMIERGIVPDVWSYNILMHGFFKLGKPDVAHRVFKDIILAEHSPSIATFNIMMNGLCKNGYTMNAFMLFRNLQRHGFVPELLTYNILVSGLCKIGRLGSARRVLKEIVESGHVPNAITYTTLLKCFFRKKKFEEGIELLLEMKSKGYTFDGFAYCTVIGALTKIGKVKQATEFMVDMIETGIELDIVSYNTLINLYCKTGELEEAYKLLDEIEKKGLECDKYTHTIMIDGLCKAGNVEVAAQHLKYMNMMGFDSNLVAYNCLVDGLCKVGQIDNAIKVYKSMEVRDSFTYSSLVYNLCRDRRYHSAAKLLLSCLRSGMKILKSAQRAVLLGLRYSGFPGEAKRLKSKICIARILNH; via the exons atgaattttaaaaagAACAAAAATCTAATAAGCATAATTTTTTCGTGCAGCAGTAGGAACAAAGCAAAAGCTTATAGCTGCTCTTGCCTCTCAGTCAGCCCTCAGCTCCTTCCTGCCGACCACCTGCGAG GCATTTTTTGTTGTGGAATGTGCTTGGGAAAAAAGAAAGAAGCAGAAAGAAGAATGGTTCATAGATTTTCAACTAGATTATTGAATGTTTGCATAGCTTCACTATGTAAGGCCCATAAATTGGAGAAAGCTGAATCAGTTATTATTGATGGTATAAGATTGGGAGTGCTCCCTGACGTTGTAACTTACAATACATTGATTGATGCATACTGTCATTTTGGAATTGATGCCGGTTATGCCATTCTTCATCGAATGAGAGAAGCTGGTGTTACCCCAGATATTATTTCATATAATTCTTTGATAGCTGGTGCCACTAGGAATCACCAAATAGCTCGGTCTCTTGATCTATTTGATGAAATGATTGAAAGAGGCATAGTCCCTGATGTTTGGAGTTACAATATTTTGATGCACGGCTTTTTCAAGTTAGGAAAACCAGATGTGGCCCATAGGGTTTTTAAGGATATTATACTTGCTGAGCATTCACCTTCTATTGCTACTTTTAACATTATGATGAATGGTCTTTGCAAGAATGGGTATACAATGAATGCTTTTATGTTGTTTAGGAACCTACAGCGTCATGGATTTGTGCCAGAGTTATTGACTTACAATATTCTTGTTAGTGGATTATGCAAGATTGGTAGATTAGGGTCAGCAAGGAGGGTTCTTAAAGAAATAGTGGAATCGGGCCATGTTCCAAATGCCATAACATACACTACTCTATTGAAATGCTTCTTTAGAAAGAAGAAGTTTGAAGAAGGAATTGAGCTATTGTTGGAAATGAAGAGTAAAGGGTATACATTTGATGGTTTTGCTTATTGTACAGTTATTGGTGCTCTAACTAAGATAGGTAAGGTGAAACAGGCGACTGAATTCATGGTAGACATGATTGAAACTGGTATCGAGCTTGATATAGTATCTTATAACACACTAATTAATTTGTACTGTAAAACTGGTGAGTTGGAAGAAGCCTATAAGTTGTTGGATGAGATAGAAAAGAAAGGGTTGGAATGTGATAAGTATACACACACTATAATGATTGATGGATTGTGCAAGGCAGGTAACGTTGAGGTGGCCGCACAACATTTGAAGTATATGAATATGATGGGCTTTGATTCAAACTTGGTTGCATATAACTGTTTGGTTGATGGGTTGTGTAAAGTTGGTCAGATCGATAATGCGATCAAAGTCTATAAATCAATGGAGGTAAGAGATTCTTTTACCTACTCCTCTTTGGTATACAACCTTTGCAGGGACAGGAGGTATCATTCTGCAGCCAAGCTCTTGCTATCTTGTTTACGAAGTGGCATGAAAATTCTGAAGTCTGCTCAACGAGCTGTCTTGCTTGGTCTTCGCTATTCTGGATTTCCTGGAGAAGCAAAAAGGCTGAAGTCTAAGATTTGCATCGCTCGAATATTGAATCATTga
- the LOC108466965 gene encoding putative pentatricopeptide repeat-containing protein At4g17915 isoform X2: protein MCLGKKKEAERRMVHRFSTRLLNVCIASLCKAHKLEKAESVIIDGIRLGVLPDVVTYNTLIDAYCHFGIDAGYAILHRMREAGVTPDIISYNSLIAGATRNHQIARSLDLFDEMIERGIVPDVWSYNILMHGFFKLGKPDVAHRVFKDIILAEHSPSIATFNIMMNGLCKNGYTMNAFMLFRNLQRHGFVPELLTYNILVSGLCKIGRLGSARRVLKEIVESGHVPNAITYTTLLKCFFRKKKFEEGIELLLEMKSKGYTFDGFAYCTVIGALTKIGKVKQATEFMVDMIETGIELDIVSYNTLINLYCKTGELEEAYKLLDEIEKKGLECDKYTHTIMIDGLCKAGNVEVAAQHLKYMNMMGFDSNLVAYNCLVDGLCKVGQIDNAIKVYKSMEVRDSFTYSSLVYNLCRDRRYHSAAKLLLSCLRSGMKILKSAQRAVLLGLRYSGFPGEAKRLKSKICIARILNH, encoded by the coding sequence ATGTGCTTGGGAAAAAAGAAAGAAGCAGAAAGAAGAATGGTTCATAGATTTTCAACTAGATTATTGAATGTTTGCATAGCTTCACTATGTAAGGCCCATAAATTGGAGAAAGCTGAATCAGTTATTATTGATGGTATAAGATTGGGAGTGCTCCCTGACGTTGTAACTTACAATACATTGATTGATGCATACTGTCATTTTGGAATTGATGCCGGTTATGCCATTCTTCATCGAATGAGAGAAGCTGGTGTTACCCCAGATATTATTTCATATAATTCTTTGATAGCTGGTGCCACTAGGAATCACCAAATAGCTCGGTCTCTTGATCTATTTGATGAAATGATTGAAAGAGGCATAGTCCCTGATGTTTGGAGTTACAATATTTTGATGCACGGCTTTTTCAAGTTAGGAAAACCAGATGTGGCCCATAGGGTTTTTAAGGATATTATACTTGCTGAGCATTCACCTTCTATTGCTACTTTTAACATTATGATGAATGGTCTTTGCAAGAATGGGTATACAATGAATGCTTTTATGTTGTTTAGGAACCTACAGCGTCATGGATTTGTGCCAGAGTTATTGACTTACAATATTCTTGTTAGTGGATTATGCAAGATTGGTAGATTAGGGTCAGCAAGGAGGGTTCTTAAAGAAATAGTGGAATCGGGCCATGTTCCAAATGCCATAACATACACTACTCTATTGAAATGCTTCTTTAGAAAGAAGAAGTTTGAAGAAGGAATTGAGCTATTGTTGGAAATGAAGAGTAAAGGGTATACATTTGATGGTTTTGCTTATTGTACAGTTATTGGTGCTCTAACTAAGATAGGTAAGGTGAAACAGGCGACTGAATTCATGGTAGACATGATTGAAACTGGTATCGAGCTTGATATAGTATCTTATAACACACTAATTAATTTGTACTGTAAAACTGGTGAGTTGGAAGAAGCCTATAAGTTGTTGGATGAGATAGAAAAGAAAGGGTTGGAATGTGATAAGTATACACACACTATAATGATTGATGGATTGTGCAAGGCAGGTAACGTTGAGGTGGCCGCACAACATTTGAAGTATATGAATATGATGGGCTTTGATTCAAACTTGGTTGCATATAACTGTTTGGTTGATGGGTTGTGTAAAGTTGGTCAGATCGATAATGCGATCAAAGTCTATAAATCAATGGAGGTAAGAGATTCTTTTACCTACTCCTCTTTGGTATACAACCTTTGCAGGGACAGGAGGTATCATTCTGCAGCCAAGCTCTTGCTATCTTGTTTACGAAGTGGCATGAAAATTCTGAAGTCTGCTCAACGAGCTGTCTTGCTTGGTCTTCGCTATTCTGGATTTCCTGGAGAAGCAAAAAGGCTGAAGTCTAAGATTTGCATCGCTCGAATATTGAATCATTga